One window from the genome of Candidatus Cybelea sp. encodes:
- a CDS encoding TQO small subunit DoxD, producing the protein MNLPSSRSYGGWLAIVRILTGCIWIIHAVPKFIHAEDFLPPNGAFGQYVTQGIAKVGAPYHGFLVNVVQPNALVFAELVRFGELLVGISLVVGLFSRLGGLFGIVLTVDYLAARGALTSFSGWASIDGCLMLLSAISLVLPTGRVLGLDAFNARRTPRRAVVVPEVVPERPLDGPRAAQ; encoded by the coding sequence GTGAATCTTCCCTCGTCGCGAAGCTACGGCGGATGGCTGGCGATCGTTCGTATCCTGACGGGATGCATCTGGATCATCCACGCGGTACCGAAGTTCATTCACGCCGAAGACTTTCTGCCGCCTAACGGCGCGTTCGGACAGTACGTGACGCAAGGCATCGCCAAAGTCGGCGCCCCGTACCACGGCTTTCTCGTCAACGTCGTGCAGCCAAACGCGCTCGTCTTTGCCGAACTCGTCCGTTTCGGCGAACTGCTCGTCGGAATTTCGCTGGTCGTCGGTCTCTTCTCGCGGCTCGGCGGTCTGTTCGGTATCGTACTTACCGTAGACTACCTGGCGGCGCGCGGCGCGCTGACGTCGTTCAGCGGCTGGGCGTCGATCGACGGATGTTTGATGCTGCTCTCCGCCATCAGCCTCGTGCTGCCGACGGGGCGCGTCCTCGGGCTGGATGCGTTTAACGCGCGGCGGACGCCGCGCCGGGCGGTCGTGGTGCCGGAGGTCGTGCCGGAACGTCCGCTCGACGGGCCGCGCGCAGCGCAATAG
- a CDS encoding MIP/aquaporin family protein translates to MEHSLGRRLAAEGVGTALLLAGVVGSGIMAQRLAGGNVAVALLANTLATGGVLVAIILAFGSISGGHFNPAVSIADAWRGGLEWRFVPAYVGVQVLGAIVGVAVANAMFGEPLLFASHRARHGASQLLSEFVATFGLLLVIWGCTRYRSSVVPFAVAAYIVAAYWFTASTSFANPAVTIARSLSDTFAGIAPPDVLGFIVAQLLGAFAATALFAWLSSTPLAAKAVVVPHSPSKEI, encoded by the coding sequence TTGGAGCATTCTCTAGGGAGGCGACTGGCGGCCGAAGGGGTCGGCACCGCACTGCTGCTCGCGGGCGTCGTAGGCTCGGGCATTATGGCCCAGCGTCTCGCCGGAGGGAACGTTGCGGTCGCGCTGCTTGCGAATACGTTGGCCACGGGCGGAGTCCTCGTTGCGATAATCCTGGCGTTCGGTTCTATCTCCGGCGGCCATTTTAACCCTGCAGTTTCGATCGCCGACGCCTGGCGCGGCGGTCTCGAGTGGCGATTCGTGCCGGCATACGTGGGGGTTCAAGTCCTTGGCGCGATCGTGGGCGTGGCAGTCGCGAATGCTATGTTCGGCGAGCCGTTGCTTTTCGCTTCGCACCGTGCGCGGCACGGCGCATCACAACTGCTTAGCGAGTTCGTTGCGACCTTTGGCCTGCTCCTGGTGATCTGGGGGTGCACGCGTTACCGTTCGAGCGTCGTTCCCTTCGCTGTCGCCGCGTATATTGTGGCCGCTTATTGGTTCACGGCCTCGACCTCGTTTGCGAATCCTGCCGTGACGATCGCGCGGTCCTTGAGCGATACGTTCGCGGGAATCGCCCCGCCGGACGTCTTGGGATTTATTGTCGCTCAACTGCTCGGAGCATTCGCGGCGACTGCATTGTTTGCTTGGCTTTCGTCGACTCCGTTGGCCGCCAAGGCCGTCGTCGTTCCACACTCCCCTTCAAAGGAGATATGA
- a CDS encoding arsenate reductase ArsC, translating into MKRSVLFVCVHNSARSQMAAALLNERCPQDFVAESAGLEPGTLNPLAVTVMGEVGLDISASKTKSAFDLFKAGRLYSYVITVCDETSAEKCPIFPGHAQRVHWSFPDPAVLQGSWEERLAKTRAVRDAIRAQIESWCRDACKR; encoded by the coding sequence GTGAAGCGTTCGGTCCTGTTCGTCTGCGTTCACAACTCGGCGCGCAGTCAGATGGCGGCAGCGCTGCTCAATGAGCGGTGTCCCCAGGACTTTGTCGCCGAGAGCGCCGGGCTCGAGCCCGGAACTCTTAACCCACTCGCCGTTACCGTGATGGGTGAAGTCGGCCTTGACATATCGGCGAGCAAAACCAAGAGTGCCTTCGACCTGTTCAAAGCGGGAAGGCTCTACTCATACGTCATTACGGTCTGCGACGAGACGAGTGCGGAGAAATGCCCAATCTTCCCGGGACACGCACAGCGGGTGCATTGGAGCTTCCCTGACCCCGCGGTATTGCAGGGATCTTGGGAGGAACGCTTGGCGAAAACCCGCGCCGTACGGGACGCGATCCGCGCTCAAATAGAGTCCTGGTGCCGAGATGCGTGCAAGCGATGA
- a CDS encoding ArsI/CadI family heavy metal resistance metalloenzyme, producing MKTHVNLRTKNLAASVSFYRTLLQAEPEKHFGDYALFITEDPGLELALDSDPSAEVTDPAHYGIVVGTPDDVEAAILRLQAANLRTTVERDETCCYALQTKVWVADPDGRRWEIYTVLKDTQTRGDRETSCCRSDVGAESCCSV from the coding sequence ATGAAAACTCACGTGAATCTCCGCACGAAGAATCTAGCGGCGAGCGTGAGCTTCTATCGAACGCTCCTCCAAGCCGAACCCGAAAAGCACTTCGGCGACTACGCCCTGTTTATCACGGAGGATCCCGGACTGGAGCTAGCCCTCGACAGTGACCCGTCCGCCGAGGTCACGGATCCCGCGCACTATGGGATCGTTGTCGGCACGCCTGACGACGTAGAGGCCGCGATCCTTCGGCTACAGGCAGCAAACCTCCGAACCACCGTGGAGCGCGACGAGACGTGCTGCTACGCGTTACAGACGAAAGTGTGGGTTGCCGATCCCGATGGTCGCCGTTGGGAGATCTATACGGTTCTCAAAGATACGCAGACGCGCGGCGATCGCGAAACGAGTTGCTGCAGGTCAGACGTCGGCGCCGAGTCCTGCTGCTCGGTTTGA
- the tadA gene encoding tRNA adenosine(34) deaminase TadA, protein MNDDERYVRRALELAAAAADDGDVPIGAVLVSGELVLEAKNEKEARRDPTAHAEMLLLQEAARRLGAWRLSDATLYVTKEPCVMCAGAMIAARIKRLVYGAPDPKGGADGGAFDVLRSARTNHRIEITEGVLQTEAAEQLQHFFRQKRDDAQREAGPDASAFQR, encoded by the coding sequence ATGAACGACGATGAACGGTACGTGCGCCGCGCGCTCGAGCTTGCCGCGGCGGCAGCGGACGACGGCGACGTGCCGATCGGCGCGGTGCTCGTCAGCGGCGAGCTCGTTCTCGAGGCGAAGAACGAAAAGGAAGCGCGCCGCGATCCGACCGCGCACGCCGAGATGCTGCTGCTGCAAGAGGCGGCCCGCCGCCTCGGTGCCTGGCGTCTCTCGGATGCGACGCTCTACGTCACCAAAGAGCCGTGCGTGATGTGCGCGGGCGCGATGATTGCCGCGCGCATCAAACGTCTTGTTTACGGCGCTCCCGACCCGAAGGGCGGTGCGGACGGCGGCGCGTTCGACGTGTTGCGCTCGGCGCGCACGAACCACCGCATCGAGATCACCGAAGGTGTGCTGCAAACCGAGGCAGCCGAACAGTTGCAGCACTTTTTCCGGCAAAAGCGCGATGACGCGCAGAGGGAGGCAGGTCCGGACGCCTCCGCGTTCCAACGGTAG
- a CDS encoding glycosyltransferase yields the protein MRVLFLSASVGVGHLSAANAVSDALRRIEPAAKTRVVDSYKYAALVVSRVVSDGYLQMVKTIPQMYRYIYDRAERATEVGRFRLWAHQFTADNLRALILRERPDAVVCTHAFPCGAMAEYKRRFGDAPPVVAIVTDFAVHGFWIHRNIDGYVVATEAMRDALLARHVRADSISVSGIPVRPEFIPTSEPRDALRERLDLPRDRYVALLMGGGLGIAPLERMLGALDAVRVPLAAVVVAGQNARIERRLTRAAESVAYPVRALRFVENIYDYMHAADVFVTKPGGLSTSEALVARVPLVLSKPLPGQEERNARVLAGAGAAVRTSRLDDLPEVIEDVLENRARREEMITAAERLRRPNAAADAALLIARLAQIRKDVVA from the coding sequence ATTCGCGTTCTCTTCCTCTCCGCTAGCGTCGGCGTCGGCCATCTCTCGGCGGCCAACGCCGTCAGCGACGCATTACGGCGCATCGAGCCGGCGGCGAAGACCCGTGTGGTCGATTCGTACAAGTATGCGGCGCTGGTGGTCTCGCGCGTCGTCTCAGACGGCTACTTGCAGATGGTCAAAACAATTCCGCAAATGTATCGTTACATCTACGATCGGGCCGAGCGCGCGACCGAGGTCGGGCGCTTTCGCCTTTGGGCGCATCAGTTTACCGCCGATAACCTGCGCGCGCTTATCCTGCGGGAGCGGCCCGACGCGGTCGTCTGCACGCACGCGTTTCCCTGCGGGGCCATGGCCGAATACAAGCGGCGTTTTGGAGACGCGCCGCCGGTCGTCGCGATCGTAACGGACTTTGCGGTCCACGGCTTCTGGATTCATCGAAACATCGACGGCTACGTGGTCGCGACCGAGGCGATGCGCGACGCGCTGCTGGCGCGTCACGTCCGCGCCGACTCGATCTCGGTCAGCGGAATTCCGGTTCGGCCGGAATTCATCCCGACGAGCGAGCCTCGCGACGCGTTGCGCGAACGGCTCGATCTGCCGCGCGACCGGTACGTCGCTCTGCTGATGGGCGGCGGCTTGGGAATTGCTCCGCTCGAGCGAATGCTCGGCGCGTTGGACGCCGTGCGCGTGCCTTTAGCGGCCGTCGTCGTCGCGGGGCAAAACGCGCGGATCGAGCGGCGCCTGACGCGTGCTGCGGAGAGCGTCGCGTATCCGGTGCGCGCGCTGCGCTTCGTGGAGAACATCTACGATTACATGCATGCAGCCGACGTCTTCGTGACCAAGCCTGGGGGCCTCAGCACCTCGGAGGCACTGGTGGCGCGCGTCCCGCTCGTATTGTCCAAGCCCCTGCCGGGTCAGGAAGAGCGCAACGCCCGCGTGCTCGCCGGCGCCGGAGCAGCCGTGCGCACGTCGCGGCTCGACGATCTTCCGGAAGTCATCGAGGACGTTCTTGAAAATCGCGCGCGGCGGGAAGAAATGATTACGGCCGCCGAGCGGTTGAGGCGCCCGAACGCAGCCGCCGACGCTGCGTTGCTGATCGCGCGGCTCGCGCAGATACGAAAGGACGTGGTAGCGTGA